One window from the genome of Streptomyces sp. WZ-12 encodes:
- a CDS encoding HAD family hydrolase, with amino-acid sequence MRDITVRTEPFRAALFDLDGTLIATEHRSRAAWTRLFRTHGLAVDDALLATFVGRRGQEALADHVHRFPGRTVEELFDEAVGYLNGPDIPPPYPVPGAEVLVKKLHADGVPMAVVTSGLREHAGALLAHVGGADLFTTMVTAEDVQRGKPDPEGFLAGCAALGVAPEQAVAFEDAPAGIAAAKAAGLACVALTTTHAAQELAAADLIAADLSGIGWPPLPTTAV; translated from the coding sequence ATGCGTGACATCACCGTTCGCACCGAGCCCTTCCGCGCCGCCCTCTTCGACCTCGACGGCACGTTGATCGCCACCGAACACCGCAGCCGGGCCGCCTGGACCCGGCTGTTCCGGACCCACGGACTGGCGGTGGACGACGCGCTGTTGGCCACCTTCGTCGGGCGGCGCGGCCAGGAGGCGCTGGCCGACCATGTGCACCGCTTCCCCGGCCGCACCGTCGAGGAGCTCTTCGACGAGGCGGTCGGCTACCTCAACGGCCCCGACATTCCGCCGCCTTACCCGGTGCCGGGCGCCGAGGTGCTGGTGAAGAAGCTGCACGCCGACGGGGTGCCGATGGCGGTGGTCACCTCCGGTCTGCGCGAGCACGCCGGGGCGCTGCTGGCCCACGTCGGCGGGGCGGACCTGTTCACCACGATGGTCACGGCCGAGGACGTGCAACGGGGCAAGCCGGACCCCGAGGGCTTCCTGGCCGGGTGCGCGGCGCTGGGGGTGGCCCCGGAACAGGCGGTGGCGTTCGAGGACGCGCCGGCCGGGATCGCCGCGGCCAAGGCGGCGGGGTTGGCGTGCGTGGCCCTGACCACGACCCATGCGGCCCAGGAGTTGGCGGCGGCGGACCTGATCGCGGCCGACCTCTCGGGGATCGGCTGGCCGCCGTTGCCCACGACCGCCGTCTGA
- a CDS encoding MFS transporter, with amino-acid sequence MHPHPREPGSASGPERPTAPPSAVEEGGATVGVGHRWRLLAVLLAAQFMANVDTAIANIAAPAIRHDLGASGGETGLVISGYVAAYAVLLVAGARLGASHGHRRVFLIGMAVFTAASLACALAPVPSVLIAARILQGAGAALMVPQVLSGIQLHFSGRERLKALGYYAIALSGGAVAGQALGGVLIAADLFGTSWRPIFLINVPVGLLLMWAGRRTMPADREPEDVQQVDVRGMLLLSAAVLLVIVPLLLGTDAGWPAWTWVSLASSVPVAGAFVRSQRRRAARGGRPLIAQEVVRTPAIRWLLAAHGITTLTYFALLFVLAIYLQEGLGRGPAYAGLAMVSWVAAFGVAGPLLARAPERRRAAMPPLGCLILASGYAAVWLYLATGHRTGPLLFVLLGIGGLGLGLSSNSLIGQMTFTLPDRYAADLSGVISTNAQLCGALGVAALGGGYLFLAGDGTAAPSALALQAVLGTSVALSVFAAVAATLARRTRATDDGAPVFQ; translated from the coding sequence ATGCACCCCCACCCCCGCGAACCGGGCAGCGCCTCCGGTCCCGAGCGGCCCACCGCCCCGCCGTCCGCCGTCGAGGAGGGCGGGGCCACGGTCGGGGTCGGGCACCGCTGGCGGCTGCTCGCGGTGCTGTTGGCCGCCCAGTTCATGGCCAACGTGGACACCGCGATCGCCAACATCGCCGCGCCCGCCATCCGGCACGACCTGGGCGCCTCCGGCGGTGAAACGGGACTGGTGATCTCCGGCTATGTGGCGGCCTACGCCGTGCTGTTGGTCGCGGGCGCCCGGCTGGGCGCCAGTCACGGCCACCGCCGGGTCTTCCTGATCGGCATGGCGGTCTTCACCGCCGCCTCCCTGGCCTGTGCGCTGGCGCCGGTCCCGTCCGTGCTGATCGCGGCCCGGATCCTCCAGGGCGCGGGGGCGGCGCTGATGGTGCCGCAGGTGTTGAGCGGCATCCAACTCCACTTCAGCGGCCGGGAACGGCTCAAGGCTCTGGGGTACTACGCGATCGCCCTGTCCGGCGGGGCCGTGGCGGGCCAGGCACTGGGGGGCGTGCTGATCGCGGCGGACCTGTTCGGCACCAGTTGGCGCCCGATCTTCCTGATCAACGTCCCGGTCGGACTGCTGCTGATGTGGGCGGGCCGGCGGACCATGCCCGCGGACCGGGAGCCCGAGGACGTCCAACAGGTGGACGTGCGGGGGATGTTGCTGCTGTCGGCCGCCGTCCTGCTGGTGATCGTGCCGCTGCTGTTGGGCACCGACGCCGGCTGGCCGGCCTGGACCTGGGTCAGCCTGGCGTCGAGCGTGCCGGTGGCGGGGGCGTTCGTGCGCAGCCAGCGCCGGCGCGCGGCCCGTGGCGGTCGGCCGCTGATCGCCCAGGAGGTGGTGCGCACGCCCGCCATCCGCTGGCTGTTGGCGGCCCACGGCATCACCACGTTGACGTACTTCGCGCTGCTCTTCGTCCTGGCGATCTACCTCCAGGAAGGGCTGGGCCGGGGGCCTGCCTACGCGGGGTTGGCAATGGTCTCCTGGGTGGCCGCGTTCGGCGTCGCCGGCCCGTTGTTGGCGCGGGCGCCCGAGCGGCGCCGGGCGGCGATGCCCCCGCTGGGCTGTCTGATCCTCGCCTCGGGCTACGCCGCGGTGTGGCTCTACCTGGCCACGGGGCACCGCACCGGACCGCTGCTCTTCGTCCTGCTGGGCATCGGCGGTCTCGGCCTGGGCCTCAGCTCCAACTCCCTGATAGGGCAGATGACGTTCACGCTGCCGGACCGCTACGCCGCCGACCTGTCCGGGGTCATCAGCACCAACGCGCAACTGTGCGGCGCCCTGGGCGTCGCGGCGCTCGGCGGCGGCTACCTGTTCCTGGCCGGCGATGGGACGGCAGCGCCGTCGGCCCTGGCGCTGCAGGCGGTGTTGGGGACTTCGGTGGCGCTGTCGGTGTTCGCCGCGGTGGCGGCCACCCTGGCGCGGCGGACCAGGGCAACCGATGACGGGGCTCCGGTGTTCCAGTAG
- a CDS encoding RNA polymerase sigma factor: MDGVERSLPERLAADLDQGFAGLVQVHAAALRIYLLRLTGLPAEAEDLTQDTFLRAYVALQGYSTARRRALRPRPWLMSIATNVWRNDVRAKSRRPVSVGRVEDTGDAWPDERPGPDECALTAADRRVLIDALTALPEQYRVVVVLRHVVGMSYAEIAEVQRCPVGTVKAQVSRGLCHLRGLLAEEGRLVKEVAM, encoded by the coding sequence ATGGACGGAGTGGAGAGGTCGCTCCCCGAGCGTCTCGCAGCGGACCTGGACCAGGGCTTCGCCGGCCTGGTCCAGGTCCATGCCGCCGCGCTGCGCATCTACCTGCTCCGGCTGACCGGTCTGCCCGCAGAGGCGGAGGACCTGACCCAAGACACCTTCCTGCGCGCCTACGTCGCGCTCCAGGGGTACTCGACGGCGCGCCGCCGGGCCCTGCGCCCGCGGCCCTGGCTGATGAGCATCGCCACCAACGTGTGGCGCAACGACGTGCGCGCCAAGAGCCGGCGCCCGGTGTCCGTCGGGCGGGTGGAGGACACCGGCGACGCCTGGCCGGACGAGCGGCCCGGGCCGGACGAGTGCGCGCTGACCGCGGCCGACCGCCGGGTGCTGATCGACGCCCTCACCGCGCTGCCGGAGCAGTACCGCGTGGTCGTCGTGCTGCGGCACGTGGTGGGTATGAGTTACGCGGAGATCGCCGAGGTGCAGCGCTGCCCCGTCGGCACGGTCAAGGCCCAGGTTTCCCGGGGGCTTTGCCACCTCCGCGGCCTGCTGGCGGAGGAGGGTCGACTGGTGAAGGAGGTGGCGATGTGA
- a CDS encoding MGMT family protein produces MSEEYDRPMGGGEASLARALAAVAGPTPAERPAADLALGILRHIGLPHGAYDTYAVLDGPAGGLYVARRADALTRAVLRAVAPTSEEFEAHYLAATGRTAVRTTAPPPGVRTALRTGQARRLRLDLSALRAAERSALTAVRSIPRGQMRPVSWIAREAELTDPAVVLTAVLTNPLHLLVPCHRVAYDNGLPCDAAYGPETGDALRAAEGLQRGLLHGLASRHTRYLGSGTTRIYCHPTCAHARRITPPHQVPFSSAGSARRAGYRPCKSCRPAAA; encoded by the coding sequence GTGAGCGAGGAGTACGACCGGCCCATGGGGGGCGGCGAGGCGTCCCTGGCCCGCGCCCTCGCCGCCGTCGCGGGGCCCACCCCGGCCGAGCGGCCCGCCGCGGACCTCGCCCTCGGCATACTGCGGCACATCGGGCTGCCGCACGGCGCCTACGACACCTACGCCGTGCTGGACGGCCCGGCCGGCGGACTGTATGTGGCCCGGCGCGCGGACGCGTTGACGCGCGCGGTGCTCCGGGCCGTGGCGCCCACGTCCGAGGAGTTCGAGGCGCACTACCTGGCCGCCACGGGGCGTACCGCGGTGCGGACGACGGCGCCGCCGCCGGGCGTGCGGACGGCGCTGCGCACCGGTCAGGCGAGGCGGCTGCGCCTGGACCTGTCGGCCCTCCGGGCGGCGGAGCGGTCCGCGCTGACCGCGGTGCGCAGCATCCCGCGCGGCCAGATGCGCCCGGTCTCCTGGATCGCGCGGGAGGCCGAACTCACCGACCCCGCCGTGGTGCTGACCGCCGTCCTCACGAACCCGCTGCACCTGCTCGTGCCCTGTCACCGGGTCGCCTACGACAACGGCCTGCCCTGCGACGCCGCCTACGGCCCGGAGACGGGCGATGCGCTGCGGGCCGCCGAGGGGCTCCAACGGGGCCTGCTGCACGGCCTGGCGAGTCGGCACACGCGGTATCTGGGCAGCGGCACCACCCGGATCTACTGCCATCCGACGTGCGCGCACGCGCGCCGGATCACCCCGCCGCACCAAGTTCCGTTCAGCTCCGCCGGCTCCGCCCGTCGGGCCGGTTACCGGCCGTGCAAGAGCTGCCGGCCGGCCGCCGCATGA
- a CDS encoding methylated-DNA--[protein]-cysteine S-methyltransferase, whose product MTAKNLPPVDSVALAVHRTAFGPLALGASEEALLYCVPAPLEDARARIGRAARRCVEEPGLFSAAQARLLAQARAEIDSYLRRERSFFTVRLDLRLATPFCKEVVLSLEELVPYGRTTTYAALARDLQRPTAARAVGTALGANPLCLILPCHRVNGSRGLTGYAGGLTVKRFLLDLENSVSATPEELLLTPATPGGRPAR is encoded by the coding sequence TTGACCGCCAAGAACCTGCCACCGGTCGACTCGGTGGCCCTGGCAGTCCACCGGACCGCCTTCGGCCCGCTGGCCCTCGGGGCTTCCGAGGAGGCCCTGTTGTACTGCGTGCCCGCTCCCTTGGAGGACGCGCGTGCGCGGATCGGCCGGGCCGCCCGGAGGTGCGTCGAGGAGCCCGGGCTGTTCTCGGCCGCACAGGCCCGGCTGCTCGCCCAGGCGCGGGCCGAGATCGACAGCTATCTGCGGCGCGAGCGGTCGTTCTTCACCGTGCGGCTCGATCTGCGGCTGGCGACGCCCTTCTGCAAGGAAGTGGTGCTGTCCTTGGAGGAGTTGGTGCCGTACGGGCGCACGACGACGTACGCGGCCCTGGCGCGGGATCTGCAACGGCCGACGGCGGCCCGGGCGGTCGGCACGGCGTTGGGGGCCAATCCGCTCTGCCTGATCCTGCCGTGCCACCGGGTCAACGGCAGCCGGGGACTGACCGGTTACGCGGGCGGCCTGACCGTCAAGCGGTTCCTGCTGGACCTGGAGAACTCCGTGTCGGCCACCCCGGAGGAGCTGCTGCTCACCCCTGCCACACCAGGCGGACGGCCAGCGCGATGA
- a CDS encoding LysE family translocator yields MISGLFLATSLAVIATPGPDAALAAQLVFRTGSWRPAAAAAVGMIAAGACHAAAALTGVSLLLRTVPAVFTALVWAGAAFLALLGIRALCAAARRPRTPDDAGPPGPFRTDPPRSAWRCVGLGLLSTGSNPKVGLFFLAYLPQFLPTGGAPGPGIVVLAAVYLGLAALWLCLLITVAYRLHGWLAGRGPARSARRGVGRAVEALAGAVFIALAVRLVWQG; encoded by the coding sequence ATGATCAGCGGCCTGTTCCTTGCCACGTCCCTGGCGGTGATCGCCACACCCGGCCCGGACGCCGCGCTGGCCGCGCAGTTAGTGTTCCGGACCGGGTCGTGGCGGCCGGCCGCGGCCGCCGCGGTGGGCATGATCGCCGCCGGCGCCTGCCACGCGGCGGCGGCGCTGACCGGCGTCTCGCTGCTGCTGCGCACCGTGCCCGCCGTCTTCACGGCGCTGGTCTGGGCCGGGGCGGCCTTCCTGGCGCTGCTCGGGATCAGGGCGCTGTGCGCGGCGGCCCGCCGGCCGCGGACACCGGACGACGCCGGCCCGCCCGGCCCGTTCCGCACGGACCCGCCCCGCTCGGCCTGGCGGTGCGTCGGCCTCGGCCTGCTGTCCACCGGCAGCAACCCCAAGGTCGGCCTGTTCTTCCTGGCCTACCTCCCGCAGTTCCTCCCCACCGGGGGCGCACCCGGCCCCGGCATCGTCGTCCTGGCCGCCGTCTACCTCGGACTCGCCGCGCTGTGGCTCTGCCTCCTCATCACCGTCGCCTACCGCCTGCACGGCTGGCTGGCCGGGCGCGGCCCCGCGCGCTCCGCCCGCCGGGGGGTGGGGCGCGCGGTGGAGGCCCTGGCCGGCGCGGTGTTCATCGCGCTGGCCGTCCGCCTGGTGTGGCAGGGGTGA
- a CDS encoding Rieske 2Fe-2S domain-containing protein: MPVVTFSTAGRGNCVVVAGVPYVYARTPDGGFVMPAQCPHRGGPLHLGRLAPNGKRLVCPWHGGGSSLTRLRRQVPAVRSGDRVTAVLTDPDGAAAREPRTEYRPLSADLSA, from the coding sequence GTGCCTGTAGTGACGTTCTCGACGGCGGGCCGCGGCAACTGCGTCGTCGTGGCCGGCGTGCCCTACGTGTACGCGCGGACGCCCGACGGGGGGTTCGTGATGCCCGCGCAGTGCCCGCACCGCGGCGGGCCCCTGCACCTCGGCCGCCTCGCCCCCAACGGCAAGCGGCTGGTGTGCCCTTGGCACGGGGGCGGCAGTTCGCTGACCCGGCTGCGCCGCCAGGTCCCGGCGGTCCGCAGCGGCGACCGGGTCACCGCGGTCCTGACGGACCCGGACGGCGCGGCGGCGCGGGAGCCGCGCACGGAGTACCGGCCGCTCTCCGCGGACCTGTCCGCCTGA
- a CDS encoding iron-containing redox enzyme family protein has protein sequence MSYAPPPYTPFELHGDELRNAILRYASNPLYLDNEEWENDDNPYRRQLRPQVLRHLDFDRVPGRDRILEYSSLAAQRLLTTVYEADLVFLPKGGLKGQWEDFRQFYSPTNRALGEAIRPALERFAFGFLDQEVEVSGRWTLQSFREYVESLDATAAGPVSRSEQAIRDSSDRERAARMWLIQFAPDFLSEASPMIRNVLGHYGAPQSEWFKIIIDEYGYGVHDTKHSQLFERTLESAGLASDVHHYWQYYLVSSLMMNNYFHYLGKNHELFFRYVGALYYTEATLVDFCRRATDLLTDVFDGRADVRYFTEHVHIDQHHGRMALEKLVFPLIEAHGEEIIPEIVRGIEEYRVVQDLADEDFAAQIRWMDKGPEYKKLHAPVWDAISSGRVTAPVADIVEPYGELSNTHSHEGDELCHIVSGTMKFVSGFDSHQILRAGEGTVIEQNRLHGAIIESEECVYQIHSIGDHTTCL, from the coding sequence ATGAGCTACGCACCCCCGCCGTACACCCCGTTCGAGCTGCATGGTGACGAACTGCGTAACGCGATCCTGCGGTACGCGAGCAATCCTCTCTACCTCGACAACGAGGAGTGGGAGAACGACGACAACCCCTATCGACGCCAATTGCGGCCACAGGTGTTACGGCACCTCGATTTCGACCGGGTGCCGGGGCGCGACCGCATCCTGGAGTACAGCAGCCTGGCCGCGCAGCGCCTGCTCACCACGGTCTACGAGGCCGACTTGGTCTTCCTGCCGAAGGGCGGCCTGAAGGGGCAGTGGGAGGACTTCCGCCAGTTCTACAGCCCCACCAACCGGGCGCTCGGGGAGGCGATACGCCCCGCGCTGGAGCGGTTCGCGTTCGGGTTCCTGGACCAGGAGGTCGAGGTCTCCGGCAGGTGGACGCTTCAGAGCTTCCGGGAGTACGTCGAGTCCCTGGACGCCACGGCGGCCGGGCCGGTCTCGCGGTCGGAGCAGGCGATCCGGGACTCGTCCGACCGCGAACGGGCGGCCCGCATGTGGCTGATCCAGTTCGCGCCGGACTTCCTGTCCGAGGCGTCGCCGATGATCCGCAACGTCCTCGGCCACTACGGGGCACCGCAGTCGGAGTGGTTCAAGATCATCATCGATGAGTACGGCTACGGCGTGCACGACACCAAGCACAGCCAACTCTTCGAACGGACCCTGGAGTCCGCCGGACTGGCGTCGGACGTCCACCACTACTGGCAGTACTACCTCGTCAGCAGCCTGATGATGAACAACTACTTCCACTACCTCGGGAAGAACCACGAACTGTTCTTCCGCTACGTGGGAGCGCTGTACTACACCGAGGCCACCCTGGTGGACTTCTGCCGCCGGGCGACCGACCTGCTCACCGACGTCTTCGACGGCCGGGCCGACGTGCGGTACTTCACCGAGCACGTGCACATCGACCAACACCACGGCCGGATGGCGCTGGAGAAGCTGGTCTTCCCGCTCATCGAGGCCCACGGCGAGGAGATCATCCCCGAGATCGTCCGCGGCATCGAGGAGTACCGCGTCGTCCAGGACCTCGCCGACGAGGACTTCGCCGCGCAGATCCGCTGGATGGACAAGGGCCCGGAGTACAAGAAGCTGCACGCCCCGGTCTGGGACGCGATCTCCAGCGGGCGGGTCACCGCACCGGTCGCCGACATCGTCGAGCCGTACGGCGAACTCTCCAACACCCACAGCCACGAGGGCGATGAGCTGTGCCACATCGTCTCCGGCACGATGAAGTTCGTCAGCGGCTTCGACTCCCACCAGATCCTGCGCGCGGGGGAGGGCACGGTCATCGAGCAGAACCGCCTGCACGGCGCGATCATCGAATCCGAGGAGTGCGTCTACCAGATCCACTCGATTGGGGACCACACCACGTGCCTGTAG
- a CDS encoding 50S ribosomal protein L11 methyltransferase encodes MTTGIAHAQEKVDLAALRDSTVAGTDAASGVRLAISALHAQAQEITRLLGETVATLSNSQALFEPEMQSTVLAQVARNTIPRWHFAMLNDEERNAALSAALEACVPPGAVVLDIGTGTGLLAMGAVKAGASHVYTCEANPLLTEMARQNIAGHGMADRVTVLNTWSTGLEVGRELPHRVDVLVSEIVDCGLIGEGLLPSVRHARERLLAPDGVMMPFAARLRGQLVNSQAMINLNHVQYASGFDVSLINKAATQGHFPVRLETWPHRTLSDPVELAAFDLHAGELGPGTRTLTVPTTDSGEAHGLVAWFELELSDGIVLSNAPANVGSHWMQAMIPLEKPVPVVAGETCRVEFGWSDFHLSVS; translated from the coding sequence ATGACTACCGGAATCGCACATGCGCAGGAGAAGGTCGATCTGGCCGCCTTGCGCGACTCGACGGTGGCGGGGACTGACGCCGCCTCAGGCGTGCGCCTGGCGATATCTGCCCTGCACGCCCAGGCGCAGGAGATCACCCGGCTCCTCGGTGAGACGGTCGCCACGCTGTCGAATTCCCAGGCCCTCTTCGAGCCGGAAATGCAGTCCACTGTGCTCGCGCAGGTCGCCCGGAACACCATCCCCCGTTGGCACTTCGCGATGCTCAACGACGAGGAGCGGAACGCCGCGCTCAGTGCGGCGCTTGAGGCATGCGTACCGCCCGGCGCGGTGGTGCTCGACATCGGCACCGGGACCGGCCTGCTGGCGATGGGTGCCGTGAAGGCCGGCGCCTCGCACGTCTACACCTGCGAGGCGAACCCGCTACTGACGGAGATGGCCCGGCAGAACATCGCCGGACACGGCATGGCGGACCGCGTCACCGTGCTCAACACCTGGTCGACGGGGCTGGAGGTGGGCCGGGAACTGCCGCACCGGGTCGACGTCCTGGTTTCCGAGATCGTCGACTGCGGGCTGATCGGGGAGGGCCTGCTGCCGTCCGTACGGCACGCCCGGGAGCGCCTGTTGGCCCCCGACGGCGTGATGATGCCGTTCGCCGCCCGGCTGCGCGGGCAGTTGGTGAACAGTCAGGCGATGATCAATCTCAACCATGTCCAGTACGCCAGCGGATTCGATGTGTCTTTGATCAACAAGGCCGCCACGCAAGGGCACTTCCCGGTGCGACTCGAAACCTGGCCGCACCGGACGCTCTCCGATCCGGTGGAGCTCGCCGCATTCGATCTGCATGCGGGCGAGTTGGGCCCTGGCACCCGCACCCTGACGGTGCCGACGACCGACAGCGGCGAGGCGCACGGACTCGTGGCGTGGTTCGAGTTGGAGCTGAGCGACGGCATCGTGCTCAGCAATGCCCCGGCGAATGTCGGGTCGCACTGGATGCAGGCGATGATTCCCTTGGAAAAGCCCGTCCCGGTGGTTGCGGGCGAAACCTGCCGTGTCGAGTTCGGTTGGAGCGACTTCCACCTCAGCGTGTCCTGA
- a CDS encoding class I SAM-dependent methyltransferase, which yields MTAPTHRILRALDRFNAAHPWDHNAHYHRWILRQLPARCARALDVGSGSGDLARLLATRAEAVHGVDADPEITAKARHLTPDIGHLGITFTTADALTGIPAASYDVITCVATVHHLPFAEALAAFRRRLAPGGTLVVVGLYRARTATDHLLNLAAAPLNAATGWLKNGGRPAPRPVSMTARTHPAELSFADLVREAQHALPGARLRRRLFWRYTLVWQHG from the coding sequence ATGACCGCACCAACGCACCGCATCCTCCGGGCGCTCGACCGGTTCAACGCCGCCCATCCCTGGGACCACAACGCCCACTACCACCGGTGGATCCTGCGGCAGCTCCCCGCGCGCTGCGCCCGGGCGCTCGACGTCGGCTCGGGCAGCGGCGATCTGGCCAGACTGCTGGCCACCCGCGCCGAGGCGGTGCACGGAGTCGACGCCGATCCGGAGATCACCGCAAAGGCGCGCCACCTCACGCCAGACATCGGACACTTGGGCATCACCTTCACCACCGCGGACGCCCTCACCGGCATCCCTGCCGCCTCCTACGACGTCATCACCTGCGTCGCCACCGTCCACCACCTGCCGTTCGCCGAAGCCCTCGCCGCCTTCCGCCGACGCCTGGCGCCCGGCGGGACCCTGGTGGTCGTCGGCCTGTACCGCGCGCGGACCGCCACCGACCACCTGCTCAACCTGGCCGCCGCCCCGCTCAACGCCGCCACCGGCTGGCTCAAGAACGGGGGCCGCCCGGCGCCCCGCCCGGTGTCGATGACGGCCCGGACCCACCCGGCGGAACTGAGCTTCGCCGACCTCGTCCGCGAGGCCCAACACGCCCTGCCCGGCGCGCGCTTGCGGCGCCGGCTGTTCTGGCGCTACACGCTCGTGTGGCAGCACGGCTGA
- a CDS encoding MFS transporter, with amino-acid sequence MSPTGARRLLVLAVCCSSLFLVSLDNTALNVALPAMQRDLRTSVTGLQWTIDAYLIVLAALLLFSGALGDRLGHRRVFRTGLALFTASSVLCSLAPDAGWLIVFRTMQAVGGSMLNPAAMALLTNVFTGRRERARAIGVWSTVQGVTMAVGPLIGGLLTDAAGWRWIFLLNVPVGVLALALTGRVPEARAGHPRRPDPVGQLLVIVLLATLVYVIIQAPVSGWTAAPVVACAGAVLLALPALLRVESSRREPLIELRFFRQPAFTAAVLSAILAFAAMGGFLFLAALYWQNIRHLAAWEAGVRLLPMAVMTIVCPPLAGRLTATRGPRPPLIASGAATALSGLLCTVLDAPHHSVLLLTAYALFGIGFGLINAPITDTAVSGMPRAQVGVASAITATSRQVGNALGVAVIGAVLAVDAHADTTATFLRAARPAWWIITVCGAGVLALAALLVPSQRRDRPRPASGSAPGRGSGRRSRAVWIITAGGATVVGTTDDPTPHARPLPDDATHPVIRVTPH; translated from the coding sequence GTGTCGCCAACCGGGGCCCGGCGGTTGCTCGTTCTGGCCGTCTGCTGTTCGAGCCTGTTCCTGGTCAGCCTGGACAACACCGCCTTGAACGTGGCACTGCCGGCGATGCAGCGCGACCTGCGGACGTCGGTGACCGGCCTCCAGTGGACGATCGACGCCTATCTGATCGTGTTGGCCGCCCTGTTGCTGTTCTCCGGCGCGCTCGGCGACCGCCTCGGGCACCGCCGGGTCTTCCGCACCGGCCTGGCCCTGTTCACGGCCTCCTCCGTGCTCTGCTCCCTGGCGCCGGACGCCGGTTGGCTGATCGTCTTCCGGACGATGCAGGCGGTCGGCGGCTCGATGCTCAACCCGGCGGCGATGGCGCTGCTGACGAACGTGTTCACCGGGCGCCGCGAACGGGCCCGGGCGATCGGGGTGTGGAGCACCGTCCAGGGCGTGACGATGGCGGTCGGCCCGCTGATCGGCGGGCTGCTCACGGACGCCGCCGGGTGGCGCTGGATCTTCCTGCTCAACGTGCCGGTCGGGGTGCTGGCGCTCGCCCTCACCGGCCGGGTGCCGGAGGCCCGCGCCGGGCACCCGCGCCGGCCGGATCCCGTCGGGCAGTTGCTGGTGATCGTGCTCCTCGCCACGCTGGTCTACGTCATCATCCAGGCACCGGTCAGCGGCTGGACCGCGGCGCCCGTAGTGGCCTGTGCCGGCGCGGTGTTGCTGGCCCTGCCCGCGCTGCTCCGCGTCGAGAGCAGCCGGCGCGAACCCCTCATCGAGCTCCGCTTCTTCCGCCAACCGGCGTTCACCGCCGCGGTGCTCAGCGCGATCCTGGCCTTCGCCGCGATGGGCGGCTTCCTCTTCCTCGCCGCCCTGTACTGGCAGAACATCCGGCATCTGGCCGCCTGGGAGGCCGGGGTCCGGCTGCTCCCCATGGCGGTGATGACGATCGTCTGCCCGCCGCTCGCCGGCCGGCTCACCGCCACCCGCGGGCCACGCCCGCCACTGATCGCCTCCGGCGCCGCCACCGCCCTGAGCGGACTGCTCTGCACGGTCCTCGACGCACCTCACCACAGCGTCCTCCTCCTCACCGCCTACGCCCTCTTCGGCATCGGCTTCGGCCTGATCAACGCGCCGATCACGGACACCGCGGTCTCCGGCATGCCCCGCGCACAGGTCGGCGTCGCCTCGGCGATCACCGCCACCAGCCGTCAGGTCGGCAACGCCCTCGGCGTCGCGGTCATCGGTGCCGTCCTCGCGGTGGACGCCCACGCCGACACGACGGCGACGTTCCTCCGGGCCGCCCGTCCCGCCTGGTGGATCATCACCGTCTGCGGCGCGGGCGTCCTGGCCCTGGCGGCGCTCCTGGTGCCGTCGCAGCGGCGCGACCGTCCCCGCCCGGCGTCCGGCAGCGCGCCCGGGCGCGGCTCCGGCCGTCGGTCGCGCGCTGTCTGGATCATCACCGCGGGCGGCGCGACGGTGGTCGGCACCACCGACGACCCCACGCCCCACGCCCGGCCGCTCCCCGACGACGCCACCCACCCCGTCATCCGCGTCACGCCCCACTGA